In the Salvia miltiorrhiza cultivar Shanhuang (shh) chromosome 8, IMPLAD_Smil_shh, whole genome shotgun sequence genome, aaggaaaaagatgaacttatttcagggacggagggagtatataataaatctaaaatatattatgatttatgttttatatttgcAATAATTACTTTTGAAATTATATGTAACAAGAGTCAATGTGTTTATTGTTAGTCGACGCCACATGCTTATATCTTATCCAACCATGCTGTTAGATTTCAATAGAAACTATATCAATACCACATAACTGATTCAGTGTAATAATAATGTTCCTTATGTCATCATATACGCACACATGACATATACCATTAATTCAAACagatttaatttcaaaatttcaaaatcttGAGGAACGCAAgccaaatatatattttgtgtcTCTGATTATTAATTATGTGACATTGAACGTAACACTAAATTAGCTAAAATTGCAAACTCCGTTACAAACCAACACAAACATATATTAGTAGTataatagtagtactagtatTTAAAAAGCAACACTTTCTATtctcaaacaaacaaacaaaaaaaaagcaaCACTTTCTATTctcaaacaaaaaagaaaaaaaaaaaaaagcaacacTTTCTTCATTAGCGGTTGCGACATACCATCAGAAATACACCATCGGAAAAGCATGCATGGTTCATAATTCTGGTGAAATATACCTATTTGCTAACTTGTCTATACGTATACATATACCCTAACACTGATCGAGGCCGTTAGACGGCAAGAGGAGCGGCGGCGCTCCCTCAATCAAGCAGAAGAGCGGCGGAATGTTGAGGTCGTCGCCGCCGTCTCCGTATGCATTCCAGCAGTAAGGGTCGACGATCCTCTGGCCCTGAACGGGAAGCAGCTCGACGTCGGAGACGGTGAGATTGGTGCAGGGCACGGCGTCGCTGCAGGCGAGGTGCATCGCGGGCGACCTGACGTCGTAGGTGCCCTTGATGCCCTTGTAGGAGATGCCGCTGATGTAGACCGCCGCCGTCTGGTTGGCGCAGGACTTGCCCGTGCAGTAGTACTGGTCGATCATGATGGGATTCCTGACGCCCTCCATGACGATGTTGCTGTACGACACCCCCGTCACCGCCCCGTACCCGCCCTGCCACGTCTTGATCCGCACCCCGTTGTCCGACTGCTTGATCACCGAGTCCCGCACCGTTATGTTCTTCACGCACGCCCTCGTGTTCCGAGGCCCCAGGCTGCCGATGCTACAACTTTAAACAATTAATTAATCGCCAACAAAAAAATCACATGTAATTAAGAATATTTGATGATGACGATACCTTATTCCATGGCCAGGGCCGCAGGTGATGTTCCGTATCTCTACGTTGAAAGTGCCGGCGCCGATGGAGACGCAGTCGTCGCCGCTGGCGATGACGGAGTTGTATATGTAGACGTTGTTACTGTTCTCTACGTGAATTCCGTCGGTGTTTGGACTCAAAGCGGGTGATTTTATGTATAGGGATTCAATATGGACGTTGTGGCAGCTGTCGAAGCGGAAGTGAAACTGTGGGCTGTTCTTCATCTTCATTCCTTTCACTACCAAATTTGAGCTCCAGAAAAACCTTACTGCCtagtaatttattaattaattaagtcaGTCCAGTCCAGTCCACTcactgttttattttattatttaataccAACTAATTAATTGTgtttaaattaattagttaattaccACTGGGCTGTCGCAGGGGCCAGGTAGAGTTGTTCCTTTTGGGCCCTGAATTTGCATTAACATAAACAGTAGTAagttttttgtttaaaaaaaatgaattgatgTTGATGAAAGTGGAGGagttagttagttagttagttaCTCTGTGAGGTTTGCAGGGAAGCTCCCACCATTTCTGACCTCTTCCATCTATGGTTCCGCCGCCTTGAATTGACATTCCGTCGATCCTGTAAAACACTAGCCACTGTCGCTTGCTGTTGTTTTTCGGCCACGAATGGGGACCATCCGGCGCCATTATATTTCCTTCAATCTAACAAACAATTCATCCAGTTTTCCATTAGtcacaataaattaattttgtatgaaaaaaaaaaaaaaagttaattaccCGAAAAATGAGTTCACTTTTACAAGGGCCAGAGAAGATGGTGGACTGAATCATGAAAGTATAATGCATGGGAACGAAGATAACGGCGGGATCATTGGCTTGGCAAGCGGCGTCCCAAGCCATTTTAAATGGCTGGGTGTCGTCGGCGACGCCGTTGCCGACGGCTCCATACGAGAGCACGCTGAAGAGCGGAGAAGGAGACATGACGCCGATGAGCGGAGGCGGAAGCTGAGGGGCGGGCGAAGGTGATGCGGAGATTTGAGATACTAGGATGCGGTGCTGAGCTGAGAGAGTGAAGGAGTGTAGTGTGAtagccaaaaacaaaaacagGGGAAAATGCAACATCTCTGTAAATTTGTTTGTCGATATGTTGTCGTAGGTGAGAGTTTAAATAGGAGAGGATGGTGTTAAGCAAGTTGAGGGATGTATGCAAGTGCAGAGGGGCGCATGCAATAGCTATGGGTATTGGAAGGGAAGAGAAGGATATATCTTAGCCTAGGGTTTGAGAGTTGAGAGCATGTGACCACTCAAGAATACAAATGGGTGCACGAATGTCACCAAGTTGATGAGCACACCAAATTCATACTTGGCTTATATACTGGGAACTCGAAGTGGAAGCTCtgcttattttttatttattttttttttaaaattcaggtCGGTAGTATTATACTACACCATTCAAAGCCGTCCAATTCCATTTGGGCAATGTTAATGGATTTTCTGGTGAGTAGAGCACCCAGCCACCAAATTATAAAGGTGTCAGAATCTGATATTTTCATATAACAGTTATATGGAGTTAAACTAATAATTTCGAATGTCATGCATTACTGTGATTATATTGTCATGTACAGTCTCAGCTAATACTTGTCAAACTAAATTAATGTCCAAATTGTACCTTAAATGAGCTTGTTTAAGCATTTATATAGTAAAATTCCTTAATATCTGTATTTTAGTGAATGTAACTGAGTGGcgattatttatattttgtaatgAAAACATGAACATAaagcagcaaaatataaaaTTCGCTCAAGTTTGGATAGTTTGAGATGAAACAAATAAATCGATGGAGTGTCTAGTTAGATCCCAAGAAATAGTAGTAAGATGCAGCTTAATTACGTCAATGCTTCTTTTTGAGACGTAAGAAAGCATCGACATATGCAAATAGGGTCATagatgatgaattgatgatgattcTATTTCCAATCCATTCATTTACATACACATACACTGAGGGCATGAAACTCACCATTTATTCCGCTCTGCAAAGTTACAACAGACAAACAACATAAAGAAGTCGTCTGCCACATTAGAGAAGAATATTAGCTTCAACAAACAGAAGCAGAGTAGCTTATTCAGAGAGACAGTGAGCCATGTTACAGAAAATGGTTAGGTAGCAAGCGTAGTGGGTTCACAACCATCATGCACACAGGCTAACACATCCCTGTAGTCCCTTGAGATGGTGAAGGAGTCATACACTTCACCATCACTGCTCTTCTTGTACTCAAAAAGAAGGGAGTTACGGTTGAATGCCGTCATCTTCACAAATCCAAAGTCGAGGTCCTTGTAGATGCTCCACATCGTGTCAATGGTGGTGAAGTCTGATAGgtggcttcctcctcctccaacTACAACGTGGATGGTCCCATTCACTGTGCCGGAATAATGTGATTTCTCCGAGTTCACACATTGATTCTGCAAAACCAGATAAGATATATGTCAATAGATTACCTATGTTTATACATAGCGAGAGATAGCTAGGCACCTCACCTGGTAAATAGGGCagatcctttcgtagttatgcACATGACCGTAGAAAGCAATGTCTACTTTGTACTTCTGCCACAGCTTCTGCAGACTCTCCCTTCCCATAGGCTCTTCGAACGACCCTTCTAAGCCATACCAACTGTTAGACGAGTAGCCAAGAACACGATGAGCTACGAAGATCAACCAAGGTTGTTTTTGCCTGTCCACAGATGCCAGGCATTTTTCAATGAACTTGTACTGTTCAGATCCTTCCCTCCAGTCATGTTCCGAATCTGCAATGCAGAAATGGAACATACCATAGTCTGTTTGATACCTGCAAGCAAAAACTCCCTAGTTTAAAATCAGAGAGCTAGAATGTTAAACCACTGAAGAAAGATGGATTAGCAGCCATATAGTTTTATACTATCATCATTTACTCAATGCTGGAGGCTCCTAAATTCAAAAACACTATATGATTTATTGTTGCGTATATGCTCCTATACTATAGCAATGACACAAGTGAACAGCTACGAGAAAGTTATCAACTAGAATGAGTTTTACCAGAACTTGGCTCTATTTTCTGCAGGAACATAGTACATGGTCTCAGCAAGCACACCACATTCGCCGCCAGAGTCGTTAGTGTCGTAAAAAGAACCTGAATTTGGCCAATCGCGCTCATGATTGCCGCTGCAAGGAGAAAACGTTTACTTTTCCATATTTATGATGGGGAAAACAGCACaccacagacacacacacacacgtgcAGAGAGAGAAAAGGTTGAAAATCAGAAGTTGAGGTGGGCATGGCAGATCAACCTTGCAATCATATAAGCCTTTGCTGATTGTATAGGATCCACTTGTGCAGTAAACTGATCCCACTGTGAGATGTAACCATTCGCATATGGGAGATCTCCGATGTGGAAAACTATGTCGTAGTTATCAAGGTCTTCAATAAGACGATCAGTGGTATTGAGTGAGCCTGGCTGATAATCAGCATACTCATTTGAACCATCACGCTCCGCCTGAATGTTTGCATCATCAGGTTGTGATTCATATAGATTATTTCTATTACTTATTACAGAATGGAACGGAAACTAAAACTACTCAGTTTAATCACAAGAAAGAAAATTATTACCTTTCCCATGTCACCAAATATTATAACGCGCTGCAATGATTCTTCACCAGGATATGGTGATGACTTAAAAGAATATAGTTTGCTCCAAACATATGAACCATTAGATAAGTGGTGACCCATCCTATAGGTGTACCTGGATTATACAGGATTGCAAATTCAGAATGATTGATAGCTAAATGTAATGTTAGCTGAGGACGATAAAATTTAGAGGGACGAACAGAGTGTTAGGCCACAAATCCTTCAAGAAACTTGTGTGAAAGAAGCCTGGATCACGCCAGCCAACAGTACGAGCGGGTCCACCTAAAACAAGTTTTAGCAACTCCGTGAGCTACCGTCCCGTATGCTCTAATTAAAGTCTACATGCAAGATCTGCCCCATATTTTCTCTACTCTACAGGATTCAAAGTCTAAGCCCACATAACATGATCAAGAGCAACTAGAAATCTATATCTACGGCAAAACATGCGAACCAGCTCCCGTGTTGTGCAATGTTGAATTTTTGTTGACAAAAACTTGACTCAAACCATCCAGTATAAACATGGAAAGAAGTTCACAGTTATCTTTAGCGACAGCGCAACACTTGCAAGATCTATTGTCACATAGTACTAGGATGATATATTCTGAAGAGGGACTGTGACATATTTGAGGAAAACAAGTTGAAATATTCTGCACGATTTCCTTCATCTCTCCAATATACTCTCAACAAAGTGAGCAAAATCTTTAACCATAAGCATCCAAAAACCTATTGCATTTAATCTAGCCATAGGAACTTAGAGAACCTCCAAGAGATTTTCTTAGTTCATATTTGTCACAGGAAGTTGGCTTAAGTAGCATTTTTGCAAACTTCAAACAAGAGATACAACAAATGAAAAACAATAATAGAGAGATCATCCTTAATTTGAAGTATGCGCACTGAAAATTGAGGTTAGAAGTTTAGAACCAAGTGAGCATACCACACATGCTTCCTCGAGAAAATGTCAGTGTTCCAGCTGGGGAACGTACTTGAGTGTGTCCCTTCCAGCCCCATTCAACAAAAGGGACGGCTTCATCAATATTATAGCCGCTGGTCCAGGTAACTGTCATCTACAGAGAGCAACAAAGAGGAATGATAATGCTAATAAACGAATATTTAGACTATTAGTAATGAAGCCCACTAAACAGAGGAAAACCAATGGAAGAACAAGTGCAATGGCAGGCCAGATTAACTTACAATGTCCCAAGACTTGCCTTGAGCAAGCCGCGGGTATAGAGGCGCCTTCGGATTTGCAAATGATATATGATTTGAAACTGCCACCAATTTTGGCTGCACGTCATGAAATTCTCATATCAGCTCACAAAGATATCAGCAAATATAAGCGTCATCAAAATTTTGTTTTGAGGATCTCTTAGCTTCTATACTCTAACAAAATCAGAGGATAAGTCTAGAAACATCTACTGCCCAGTGGCGGATCCGGGGGCTGAAGCccctccgttttttttttttttttttttttttaatatagtatatgcatatagggagaagatcaaatgagaatggacaaatgtggtgagaaatTAGAATGAATATGTAACGTTaaaatcctatggctgatatttaccTATAGGGGACGAAAATTTATCTGGATTCGAAAATTTATAGTAATTAAGTAACTGAATTCTAATTCTAAGGCTATTAAGATTCTACTTGGGCATAAAAATCAAGTGTACGTGCTCAAAAAAGTTTGAATACTTGAATCATGAACCCGTGTTTCAGTATAGTTACTAACTAGTTTTTTATTAGGGCAAAGTAAGAAGAAATGTTGTCTTACATTCGACAGTCCACCAGTAAAGAGCGCAAAGGAGAAGTCTGCGCGCTGATTGATCAACTGGAACTTCAACGTTGTGTTTCCGGTTTTGGTGTAGTTGAGGTTGGAGAAATTTGCATACTTGTACTGAATCAAACGCAATCCATACAACAAGATATAAATTATTGGAGAATTAGATTATAAACCAAAATCACAAGGAAAGCTACCTTGATCGGGGACGTGCATAGATATGGAGTTTCGCCCTCATCGAGAGCATCTGCTTCCGGCTCACAGATTGATTCACTGTCGTACAATGTCAAAGAGAATATTGAATCCCAGTCATCTTGAagctttagagagagagagagagagagagggaaattACTTGAATTTTGCTGGAGAAAAAACTCCAACCCAATCATCTTCAGAAGGTTGAGGATTCTGAAGACGGACGTCAACCCACTCAGTGTCCTCGCCCtgaatcaaattttattttgttactGTAATtgtacataaaattaatttatattcatCGTTCCAGAATtttcaaacaaaaaaattagACATCATTTGTAGTCCAAGATGAATTCACTTATGAAACTGCTATAATTTAGCGTCGCATAGTAAAACCatgataagttttttttttttttttttttaagccaACAATATGGCAAGTTAGATAGTCTAACTTTTGATTTCTGAGTAGTGACTGATTACAGATTCAAATCTGCACCATTTGAATGTTCATATTTGCATTATTTTAGATTTCAACTTCACTCCATATTCTGCTTTTCACATATATTTTCCAGTTAGCATTTCCTAATCATACCCCGAGATACAGAACAAACCTTTATTTTTTAGTATGAAGTCATTTTCAACCGGATTTTATTAtcggtgcgtttattttgatgaataaatttattttatgttcattaaatgtcttctttcttttttcatattttatgcAAAATAGAAATTCaccaattttccttttttatttttacttcaagGCCAGGGGAGATAATAATTAGTAGTATTTCCTAATCAGTGTTTCCCTTTGATGGATCATGTACACGATAACAACTTTGATTCTTATTTTgttgtgttattttatttaactctgtgtttttctctctttttaatGCATTCTTTGTTTTTGTCTTAAACACATTTAATTGGTATTCcccgtctcattacaaatgtttcaGTTTTTATAATGGGATGTTCcattataaatatttcattttatttttggcaatatattctttttttatacctaatatttaaataatatttatcaatctattttatttactttctaTATATGTTTTAATCTTTGTGCCtaaaaataatgagacatttgtaatgaaacaGTGGAAGTACTAATTTTTTGGAAATGTGTCGTAGAGTATTGATTGATTTTTAGGGCCAATATTGCAATGATATTGGTTTCATTATTTAATTTCTGTTGGGCCTAAACTAAGACTTTGGTATTATGATGAGTATTGTTTATATTGTTGGGCTTTAGTTAGTCTGAATACCTAAAACATGTTTTACaatgataattttattcatatataGGTCTCATTTTACTTATTATAATTCCTAGTTACAATAactttattaataaatatattatatcgTCTCTACATTGCTAATTaaacttttaataaattaataacatCATTTAAACAAATTTGACAGAATGAACACGTACAACTATCTGTTGTAATTTGAAGATATAACATGTATATCGCTATCATAATTTGAACATAAAGCACattgaggtcccgggttcaaactcCAAGGGGACACTAAGCAGTGCGAACTCATATCTATGAATATAATTAcccattttaaatttatgtatgtTATATTTTTAATGACATGTTTATTATGAATAATACTACTCATGATGAAATTGCGATCGATATATCAAATATTACTCATGAATAAtactactcatagtagctaacaTTAAATAACAACATAGAGATATTAATTGGAAAGCTTAATTGGGTATAATATATGtgtaattttgaaaaatatacaGTAACTattgcaaaaatataaaaagtgggtattaaagatttttttttttttgaatttgagtGTATTTTTAGATTCAAGTTACATTATTTGTTTgatatgaaaattaaataaaatgactTCTAAGTtcgattatttttataaaaaaaaaaaatccttattTTATTGGAGACTAGCACTtccactcgtgcgatgcacgaacatcaaaattaaaagacatattattattatagacaatcataataaatatataaatattttatacacgaacatgaataaaaaattgtaaatttttaatgaaaaataaaaaataaaatatttgaattttttttttcataacttattcgttttaaattcatttcttatgttttttatactatattaaatttaagatgcatattgaatattttttcattaatcAAAATTGACAATATTTAGAaaggaattaaaatataaaaataaaagtaaaagaaaaaaatagtagaAAAATTAGTGGGAGAAGAGATTAAAAAAgacagagaaagagaaaaagagaataaatGGAGGAAagaaactcctcttttatatactcCTATATATGGTTTAGAATTCAATATACCTGCAAAATTTTCCCCAAAATTGACGTGAGAGGCGGAGCCAACCAGCGGCACGCACGGACAATGATGCGTacaattttgttattattattactagcgtctaatccgtcgaaattcgacgggaattattttatatcatcatttataattattttatgttatttttattactatagcatatgaaatagtttatatataaattatttctttaattaatttgatatgatcaaattaaattagtagtacaatatttgaaataatattaattttaatcactttcgtcaattaaatgtatgttgtgataatagaaatacatttttatataaatactcatttgatgaagtttataaaaagttgatgtggattgaatattttagaataaaaaaatatctaaatttgaagtatgatatgatgtacgattgatgtgtcgcatctgctattaatcgtatatcgataatatttactctctccgtccctcaaacattttcctttttttttctttttttttataattttggttcgtccctaaaacatcttcctaacctatttttggaaacaatttcactaattattattcttacaatttcactttttgtgggactcgttctccactttcactaactatcactcttacaatttcactttttgtgggtaTTGATTATACGGCGTCAcgtaggatagaatttattttgctattatatatatacaagaatAGGATCATATAATATCCAAGCTTATAGTAGTACCGTAGGACCaattcttgaccacacatttatgacatgtggcgcatcaagatggtgacacgtggcaagacattccaaggcaaaatctggagaggggtaaaattggaatataatttttggaattaaaaattaaaaaaaatacttttttagattttcacaaaatatatatattttagatgcataaagtctcacacgaagatgcataaagttttcacatgaaatgcataactttgaacagaaaaatgcatttgatttttacaattttggtattttcaccaccccacccccataccaccccccaacccaccccacaccaccccccaaccctcctcattaccaccccccaaaaataggcatgtttcacataaaatcaaacaaaaatgcataaaattttcacataaaatgcattaaattatacaaaaaatgcatttcattttaataaatctggtatttccgccaccccacccccaccccacccaccctcccacccccaattttttttttttcaaaaactgattttctgattactgacccacccccctcccccaagcaaaaaaaaaatcaaaaactaatttttttaCCGACTCAAGACCGCTGAGTCACTGACCCACCCACGCCCCCCTCCTCCCTCCCCaaaagaattttaaaaaaaaaattcaaaaactgattttttgaCCGCTGACCctcccccccacccaccctccagccaaaaaaaaattaaattttttcaaaagatgtaatgcatttttgtgtgaaagtatatgcatgtaaaacatatCAGTTTTtagggggggtgggggt is a window encoding:
- the LOC130997517 gene encoding polygalacturonase At1g48100-like isoform X2 translates to MLHFPLFLFLAITLHSFTLSAQHRILVSQISASPSPAPQLPPPLIGVMSPSPLFSVLSYGAVGNGVADDTQPFKMAWDAACQANDPAVIFVPMHYTFMIQSTIFSGPCKSELIFRIEGNIMAPDGPHSWPKNNSKRQWLVFYRIDGMSIQGGGTIDGRGQKWWELPCKPHRGPKGTTLPGPCDSPVAVRFFWSSNLVVKGMKMKNSPQFHFRFDSCHNVHIESLYIKSPALSPNTDGIHVENSNNVYIYNSVIASGDDCVSIGAGTFNVEIRNITCGPGHGISIGSLGPRNTRACVKNITVRDSVIKQSDNGVRIKTWQGGYGAVTGVSYSNIVMEGVRNPIMIDQYYCTGKSCANQTAAVYISGISYKGIKGTYDVRSPAMHLACSDAVPCTNLTVSDVELLPVQGQRIVDPYCWNAYGDGGDDLNIPPLFCLIEGAPPLLLPSNGLDQC
- the LOC130997517 gene encoding polygalacturonase At1g48100-like isoform X3 gives rise to the protein MLHFPLFLFLAITLHSFTLSAQHRILVSQISASPSPAPQLPPPLIGVMSPSPLFSVLSYGAVGNGVADDTQPFKMAWDAACQANDPAVIFVPMHYTFMIQSTIFSGPCKSELIFRIEGNIMAPDGPHSWPKNNSKRQWLVFYRIDGMSIQGGGTIDGRGQKWWELPCKPHRGPKGTTLPGPCDSPVAVRFFWSSNLVVKGMKMKNSPQFHFRFDSCHNVHIESLYIKSPALSPNTDGIHVENSNNVYIYNSVIASGDDCVSIGAGTFNVEIRNITCGPGHGISLGPRNTRACVKNITVRDSVIKQSDNGVRIKTWQGGYGAVTGVSYSNIVMEGVRNPIMIDQYYCTGKSCANQTAAVYISGISYKGIKGTYDVRSPAMHLACSDAVPCTNLTVSDVELLPVQGQRIVDPYCWNAYGDGGDDLNIPPLFCLIEGAPPLLLPSNGLDQC
- the LOC130997518 gene encoding nucleotide pyrophosphatase/phosphodiesterase-like; the encoded protein is MKLLAILFVVIVTLVSSSSSSSVLHSDGREKGRVVAGEQPLSKIAIHKTVAALRPSVSVKVSPRLLGIQGEDTEWVDVRLQNPQPSEDDWVGVFSPAKFNESICEPEADALDEGETPYLCTSPIKYKYANFSNLNYTKTGNTTLKFQLINQRADFSFALFTGGLSNPKLVAVSNHISFANPKAPLYPRLAQGKSWDIMTVTWTSGYNIDEAVPFVEWGWKGHTQVRSPAGTLTFSRGSMCGGPARTVGWRDPGFFHTSFLKDLWPNTLYTYRMGHHLSNGSYVWSKLYSFKSSPYPGEESLQRVIIFGDMGKAERDGSNEYADYQPGSLNTTDRLIEDLDNYDIVFHIGDLPYANGYISQWDQFTAQVDPIQSAKAYMIASGNHERDWPNSGSFYDTNDSGGECGVLAETMYYVPAENRAKFWYQTDYGMFHFCIADSEHDWREGSEQYKFIEKCLASVDRQKQPWLIFVAHRVLGYSSNSWYGLEGSFEEPMGRESLQKLWQKYKVDIAFYGHVHNYERICPIYQNQCVNSEKSHYSGTVNGTIHVVVGGGGSHLSDFTTIDTMWSIYKDLDFGFVKMTAFNRNSLLFEYKKSSDGEVYDSFTISRDYRDVLACVHDGCEPTTLAT
- the LOC130997517 gene encoding polygalacturonase At1g48100-like isoform X1 — protein: MLHFPLFLFLAITLHSFTLSAQHRILVSQISASPSPAPQLPPPLIGVMSPSPLFSVLSYGAVGNGVADDTQPFKMAWDAACQANDPAVIFVPMHYTFMIQSTIFSGPCKSELIFRIEGNIMAPDGPHSWPKNNSKRQWLVFYRIDGMSIQGGGTIDGRGQKWWELPCKPHRGPKGTTLPGPCDSPVAVRFFWSSNLVVKGMKMKNSPQFHFRFDSCHNVHIESLYIKSPALSPNTDGIHVENSNNVYIYNSVIASGDDCVSIGAGTFNVEIRNITCGPGHGISCSIGSLGPRNTRACVKNITVRDSVIKQSDNGVRIKTWQGGYGAVTGVSYSNIVMEGVRNPIMIDQYYCTGKSCANQTAAVYISGISYKGIKGTYDVRSPAMHLACSDAVPCTNLTVSDVELLPVQGQRIVDPYCWNAYGDGGDDLNIPPLFCLIEGAPPLLLPSNGLDQC